A window of Bufo gargarizans isolate SCDJY-AF-19 chromosome 9, ASM1485885v1, whole genome shotgun sequence contains these coding sequences:
- the LOC122919737 gene encoding olfactory receptor 6C3-like, with protein MDPKNQTMVLYFILKGISDIPELQALIFFFVLLIYLITFGGNLTILLLVFLDSVLHTPMYFFLCNLSVLDLSSITVTLHKVLSMFVMNNNTVSFTECMAQVCIFSWLSGNELILLTAMSYDRYVAICNPLHYTTVMNKRFCASLASFCWAISLLQILPPMVILARFSCYTSHVINHFFCDIMPLIDLSCSDTSILQFLIFTEGVLLSTFTPFLLTFISYVFIIIAIIRIQSRSGRSKAFYTCSSHLTVVGLHYSSLVFQYLTPIRTFKSNKILALFNTAIVPMLNPVIYSLKNKDVKSAIQRKIHYFMTQTTYL; from the coding sequence ATGGATCCAAAAAATCAGACAATGGTGCTTTACTTCATTCTTAAAGGAATTTCAGATATTCCAGAACTTCAAGCTTTGATCTTCTTCTTCGTTCTTCTTATTTATCTAATCACATTCGGTGGAAACTTGACCATTCTTCTCTTGGTGTTCTTGGACTCAGTGCTCCACACTCCCATGTATTTCTTCTTGTGTAACCTTTCTGTTTTAGACTTATCTTCCATCACAGTTACTCTACATAAGGTCCTCTCCATGTTTGTAATGAACAATAATACTGTTTCTTTCACTGAATGTATGGCACAGGTGTGTATTTTTTCCTGGCTCTCTGGAAATGAGTTGATACTACTAACAGCAATGAGCTATGATCGCTACGTCGCCATCTGTAACCCCTTGCATTATACGACTGTCATGAACAAGAGATTCTGTGCATCTTTAGCGTCATTCTGTTGGGCAATTAGTCTTTTACAGATATTACCTCCCATGGTTATTCTAGCAAGGTTTAGTTGTTACACGTCTCATGTCATTAACCATTTCTTCTGTGACATCATGCCGTTGATTGATCTTTCCTGTAGTGACACGTCCATTTTACAATTTCTGATATTCACCGAGGGGGTCCTTCTGTCAACCTTCACTCCATTTCTTCTTACCTTCATCTCTTATGTGTTCATTATAATTGCCATAATAAGAATACAGTCTAGAAGTGGGAGATCGAAAGCCTTCTATACCTGTTCCTCCCACCTTACAGTTGTCGGCCTTCATTACTCTAGTCTTGTCTTTCAGTATTTGACTCCGATTCGCACCTTCAAGTCCAATAAAATTTTGGCTTTGTTCAACACAGCCATAGTTCCCATGCTAAATCCAGTTATCTACAGCTTGAAAAATAAAGATGTGAAGTCAGCTATTCAAagaaaaatccactattttatgaCACAGACAACCTATCTATAA